A region from the Musa acuminata AAA Group cultivar baxijiao chromosome BXJ1-10, Cavendish_Baxijiao_AAA, whole genome shotgun sequence genome encodes:
- the LOC135595411 gene encoding protein REDUCED CHLOROPLAST COVERAGE 3-like isoform X1: MAPKAGRGRGNRARGDKKKKEEKIVPAAIDVTVVTPYESQVTLKGISTDRILDVRRLLSSNTGTCHLTNYSLMHVARGQRLTDGVEIVSLKPCVLRMVEEEYVREEQVVAHVRRLLDIMACTTAFGKHKKQQQQQQQQHTQSTIRPTTGSTSEVPIPAMSDKFDMAAIHPPPKLADFYDFFSFSHLPPPILFIRRREGGRSAGEGQEGDFFELEVKVCNGKLINVVASVKGFYMTGKRSIFCHSLVDLLQQLSTAFANAYDSLMKAFVDHNKFGNLPYGLRANTWLVPPVFVDSSAKCSSLPVEDEKWGGNGGGHRLDGKDVLRPWATEFSILAKIPCRTEEERLIRDRKAFLLHNLFVDTAIFKAVSTIRCLMNSNIGLSKLQGSSLHEEQTGDLSIVVKRDCSDASMKFEDKIEGSQLLDLCTEEVARRNLLKGLTADESVAIKDTRTLGVVIVKYCGYTATVKVSGHAKDSSSETENINVDDQPDGGSNALNINSLRVLLRRSSTTEPSGGRQSSSDTNDMNSARSLVRRVLGDSLRKFQKLPHSMERSIRWELGASWLQHLQQKDNSATVEPKDNSKDSSTEPIVKGLGKQFEQLKRIKKKTENAGTISENEDLSSNDKVARKTADSEELKQSDLEEAEEIRKFLPEEAFHHLKDSETGLHKKSIEELTKMAHKFYDDIALPKLVADFASLELSPVDGKTLTDFMHIRGLKMCSLGRVVERAEKLPHIQSICIHEMVTRSFKYIIRAVVAAVENFSDMSAAIAATLNVLVGTSKMEHDDNDMSSEYSLKMEWVETFLFKRFGWRIKHEFNHLRKFVILRGLCQKVGLELVARNYDMDSPNPFEKSDIISMVPVCKHVVLSSADGRNLLESSKAALDKGKLDDAVSFGTKALTKMIAVCGPYHRLTANAYSLLAVVLYHTGDFNQAAIYQQKALDINERELGLDHPDTMKSYGDLSVFYYRLQHIELALKYVNRALYLLHFSCGLSHPNSAATYINVAMMEEGMGNVHVALRYLHEALKCNKRLLGPDHIQTAASYHAIAIALSMMEAYTLSVQHEQTTLQILQAKLGSEDLRTQDAAAWLEYFESKALEQQEAARRGIPKPDASIASKGHLSVSDLLDYINPDQDSKERDGKRKQRHPSFLMQNNSRSIHEQSITNIEALNDEQLTIKEEPIQLRECKDDLPEKSKEHDSVVLCKFTQEDIVSPDESSDEGWQEATSKGRSGQVRRNMGPKRPDVHKLTLSNSQIASSTSASFKMKSLSPAAKMALRTSPIDPSYAGNTRKDGSLTSGEDVNRSQIKTVDADTLSEQSTKASGSGRLAMVASKFVSYKEVAISPPGTVLRSTLEQAEEKEMDNSKENPSLLEISEEEVKLTEATSHSETSSNDIEKEAHSSGVDTSNITEKGDSATLQDLAPSKIATTNGSKLSASAPPFNPGSLLSMSHPYNSVAIRGSYDMRVSNQTTPQPLRILPQSVDSRVPCGPRSTLYYKSGHSFRKKHFYSNSQKAFTSSSNPGSSIMNPHAAEFVPGKALEQQDHSDGSPEAQIPGTEQKEQLQPVMTANDKTTVVLSEERSEIEEVSDEGKNKISKGKDTIQTSQRTELARQILLSFIVRSVKDSLSTTVEAQGTLDSPTQTQTRTNEGNTSNIANTKYGHQANDHGLSKHADKNKDTEGFTVVSKRRRNKQQLANAVSGLCTQQSICT, encoded by the exons AGGAGTACGTGAGGGAGGAACAGGTTGTTGCACACGTGCGACGGCTGTTGGACATCATGGCCTGCACCACAGCATTCGGGAAAcacaagaagcagcagcagcagcagcagcaacagcatacACAGAGCACGATTAGGCCCACGACGGGCTCGACCTCGGAAGTTCCGATTCCCGCGATGTCCGATAAGTTCGACATGGCGGCGATCCACCCACCTCCCAAGCTCGCCGACTTCTAtgatttcttctccttctcccacCTCCCTCCTCCAATTCTAT TTATAAGAAGACGTGAGGGTGGGAGGAGCGCTGGGGAGGGGCAGGAAGGCGACTTTTTTGAGCTAGAG GTTAAGGTTTGCAATGGGAAGCTAATTAATGTGGTTGCCTCTGTCAAAGGGTTTTATATGACTGGAAAACGTTCTATCTTTTGCCACTCTCTGGTGGATCTGTTGCAACAGCTTAGCACTGCATTTGCAAAT GCATATGACTCATTGATGAAAGCTTTTGTAGACCATAACAAG TTTGGTAATCTGCCGTATGGACTCCGTGCAAATACATGGCTTGTGCCCCCTGTTTTTGTTGATTCTTCTGCGAAATGTTCCTCGCTGCCAGTTGAAGATGAGAAATGGGGAGGTAATGGAGGTGGCCATAGACTAGATGGTAAGGATGTTCTTAGACCATGGGCAACAGAAttttcgattttggcaaaaattcCATGTAGAACTGAAGAGGAGAGGTTGATCCGAGACAGAAAGGCATTTTTGCTGCACAATCTATTTGTCGACACAGCAATTTTTAAAGCCGTGTCAACAATTAGGTGTCTCATGAACTCCAATATAGGTCTGTCTAAATTGCAAGGCTCAAGCTTACATGAAGAACAAACTGGGGACTTGAGTATAGTAGTAAAAAGGGATTGCAGTGATGCAAGTATGAAATTTGAGGATAAAATTGAGGGCAGTCAATTGCTTGACCTTTGCACTGAGGAGGTTGCGAGGAGGAATCTTCTTAAAGGGTTGACTGCAGATGAAAGCGTGGCCATAAAA GACACTAGAACTTTAGGAGTGGTCATAGTTAAATACTGTGGATATACAGCCACTGTAAAGGTTTCAGGCCATGCGAAGGACAGTAGTAGTGAAACGGAGAACATTAATGTAGATGATCAACCAGATGGTGGTTCCAATGCTCTAAATATCAACAG tttgagggtattgcTACGCAGATCATCTACCACAGAACCATCAGGGGGACGCCAGTCTTCTTCCGATACTAATGATATGAATTCAGCAAGGTCATTAGTACGAAGAGTACTTGGTGATAGCTTAAGAAAGTTCCAAAAACTTCCTCACTCAATGGAAAGGTCCATCAGATGGGAGCTTGGTGCTTCTTGGTTACAGCACTTGCAGCAAAAGGATAATTCAGCAACTGTGGAGCCTAAGGACAACAGCAAAGACAGTTCTACTGAACCGATTGTTAAAGGACTTGGGAAGCAGTTTGAACAGTtgaaaagaattaaaaagaaaaCAGAGAATGCAGGTACCATCTCCGAGAATGAAGATCTAAGTTCTAATGATAAAGTTGCCAGAAAAACAGCAGATTCAGAGGAGTTAAAACAAAGTGATTTGGAAGAGGCAGAAGAGATACGGAAATTTTTGCCAGAAGAAGCATTCCATCACTTGAAAGATTCAGAAACAGGTCTTCATAAAAAG TCAATTGAGGAGCTCACCAAGATGGCACATAAATTCTATGATGACATTGCACTTCCGAAGCTG GTTGCAGATTTTGCGTCACTTGAGCTTTCTCCAGTTGATGGGAAAACTCTGACTGATTTCATGCATATACGGGGACTCAAGATGTGTTCGTTAGGACGTGTG GTTGAACGTGCAGAAAAGCTGCCACATATTCAGTCAATTTGCATTCATGAGATGGTTACTCGATCCTTCAAGTACATAATTCGAGCTGTTGTTGCAGCAGTGGAGAACTTTTCAGATATGTCTGCAGCAATTGCTGCAACTTTAAATGTCTTGGTGGGCACATCTAAAATGGAGCATGATGACAATGACATGAGTAGTGAATATAGCCTGAAAATGGAGTGGGTGgagacctttctttttaaaagattTGGTTGGAGGATAAAACATGAATTTAATCACTTACGTAAGTTTGTGATTCTCCGAGGCCTTTGCCAAAAG GTTGGATTGGAGTTGGTTGCCAGAAACTATGACATGGATAGCCCAAATCCATTTGAGAAATCTGATATTATCAGCATGGTTCCTGTGTGCAAA CATGTGGTCCTCTCTTCTGCAGATGGAAGAAATTTACTGGAATCATCAAAGGCAGCTTTGGACAAAGGAAAACTAGATGATGCTGTTAGCTTTGGCACAAAG GCACTAACAAAAATGATAGCAGTCTGTGGTCCATATCACCGATTGACTGCTAACGCCTACAGTCTTCTTGCAGTCGTTCTATACCATACAGGAGATTTTAATCAG GCAGCCATATATCAGCAGAAAGCACTAGATATTAATGAGAGAGAACTTGGCCTTGACCATCCTGATACCATGAAAAGTTATGGGGATCTTTCTGTTTTCTACTACCGCCTCCAACATATTGAATTGGCTTTGAA ATACGTGAATCGTGCACTCTATCTTCTTCACTTCTCATGTGGGCTTTCACATCCAAATTCTGCTGCAACATATATAAATGTTGCAATGATGGAAGAGGGCATGGGGAATGTCCATGTCGCACTCAGATACCTCCATGAAGCTCTTAAATGCAATAAAAGGTTACTAGGACCTGATCACAtacag ACTGCTGCAAGCTACCATGCTATTGCAATAGCCCTCTCCATGATGGAAGCCTATACACTGAGTGTGCAACATGAACAAACCACATTGCAGATACTTCAAGCCAAGCTTGGATCAGAAGATCTTCGCACTCAG GATGCTGCTGCATGGCTtgaatattttgaatcaaaaGCTTTAGAACAGCAAGAAGCTGCTCGAAGAGGTATCCCAAAGCCTGATGCATCGATTGCCAGCAAAGGTCATCTTAG TGTTTCAGATCTTCTTGACTACATAAACCCAGATCAAGATTCAAAAGAAAGAGATGGTAAGAGGAAGCAACGTCATCCAAGC TTTCTAATGCAGAACAACAGTCGATCCATTCACGAACAATCCATCACAAACATAGAAGCGCTGAATGACGAACAATTAACTATCAAAGAAGAACCTATTCAGCTGAGGGAATGTAAAGATGACCTTCCAGAGAAGTCAAAAGAACACGATAGTGTGGTCCTTTGTAAGTTCACACAGGAGGACATAGTGTCTCCTGATGAATCTTCTGATGAAGGCTGGCAAGAAGCAACCTCAAAAGGGCGTTCTGGACAAGTACGAAGAAACATGGGCCCCAAAAGACCAGATGTTCATAAATTAACGTTGAGTAACTCACAGATAGCAAGCTCAACCAGTGCTAGTTTTAAGATGAAAAGTTTGTCACCAGCAGCAAAAATGGCACTCAGAACTTCTCCAATTGATCCTTCTTATGCGGGAAACACTCGAAAGGATGGAAGTTTGACTAGTGGAGAAGATGTAAATAGATCACAGATTAAGACTGTTGATGCAGATACTTTGTCAGAACAAAGTACAAAAGCCTCTGGCTCTGGCAGGCTTGCGATGGTTGCTTCCAAATTTGTATCTTACAAAGAGGTAGCAATCTCACCTCCTGGAACAGTTTTGAGGTCAACATTGGAGCAAGCAGAAGAAAAGGAGATGGACAACTCGAAGGAAAACCCGAGTTTGCTAGAGATATCAGAGGAAGAAGTAAAACTAACAGAAGCCACTTCTCATTCAGAAACATCGAGTAATGATATTGAAAAAGAGGCACATTCGAGTGGCGTAGAtacatcaaatattactgaaaaaGGTGATTCTGCTACATTGCAAGACTTGGCACCATCTAAGATAGCCACAACTAATGGAAGCAAACTTTCAGCTTCAGCTCCTCCATTCAATCCGGGATCACTTTTATCTATGTCTCATCCATACAACTCGGTTGCTATAAGAGGATCGTATGACATGAGAGTTTCTAATCAGACAACACCCCAACCATTGAGAATCCTCCCTCAGTCTGTTGATTCCAGAGTACCATGTGGTCCAAGATCAACACTGTACTACAAATCTGGTCATTCTTTCCGTAAGAAACATTTCTATTCAAACTCCCAGAAGGCATTTACAAGCAGCAGTAATCCAGGTAGTAGCATCATGAACCCTCACGCGGCTGAGTTTGTGCCTGGTAAAGCTTTGGAACAACAAGATCATTCCGATGGTAGCCCAGAGGCACAAATTCCTGGAACAGAACAGAAAGAGCAACTGCAACCAGTAATGACTGCAAATGACAAAACCACTGTAGTTCTTTCAGAAGAGAGATCAGAAATCGAGGAAGTTTCTGATGAAGGAAAGAACAAGATCAGTAAGGGGAAAGACACCATACAAACTTCGCAGAGGACCGAGCTTGCGAGACAAATCCTACTCAGCTTCATTGTTAGATCAGTCAAAGACAGTTTGAGCACCACAGTTGAAGCTCAGGGTACTCTTGACTCACCAACTCAAACTCAGACTCGAACAAATGAAGGGAACACCAGTAACATAGCCAATACAAAGTATGGTCATCAAGCAAATGATCATGGATTATCGAAGCATGCAGACAAGAACAAGGACACTGAAGGATTCACAGTGGTctcgaaaagaagaagaaacaaacagCAGTTGGCAAATGCAGTCAGTGGTTTGTGCACTCAACAATCCATCTGCACATAA
- the LOC135595411 gene encoding protein REDUCED CHLOROPLAST COVERAGE 3-like isoform X2, with product MAPKAGRGRGNRARGDKKKKEEKIVPAAIDVTVVTPYESQVTLKGISTDRILDVRRLLSSNTGTCHLTNYSLMHVARGQRLTDGVEIVSLKPCVLRMVEEEYVREEQVVAHVRRLLDIMACTTAFGKHKKQQQQQQQQHTQSTIRPTTGSTSEVPIPAMSDKFDMAAIHPPPKLADFYDFFSFSHLPPPILFIRRREGGRSAGEGQEGDFFELEVKVCNGKLINVVASVKGFYMTGKRSIFCHSLVDLLQQLSTAFANAYDSLMKAFVDHNKFGNLPYGLRANTWLVPPVFVDSSAKCSSLPVEDEKWGGNGGGHRLDGKDVLRPWATEFSILAKIPCRTEEERLIRDRKAFLLHNLFVDTAIFKAVSTIRCLMNSNIGLSKLQGSSLHEEQTGDLSIVVKRDCSDASMKFEDKIEGSQLLDLCTEEVARRNLLKGLTADESVAIKDTRTLGVVIVKYCGYTATVKVSGHAKDSSSETENINVDDQPDGGSNALNINSLRVLLRRSSTTEPSGGRQSSSDTNDMNSARSLVRRVLGDSLRKFQKLPHSMERSIRWELGASWLQHLQQKDNSATVEPKDNSKDSSTEPIVKGLGKQFEQLKRIKKKTENAGTISENEDLSSNDKVARKTADSEELKQSDLEEAEEIRKFLPEEAFHHLKDSETGLHKKSIEELTKMAHKFYDDIALPKLVADFASLELSPVDGKTLTDFMHIRGLKMCSLGRVVERAEKLPHIQSICIHEMVTRSFKYIIRAVVAAVENFSDMSAAIAATLNVLVGTSKMEHDDNDMSSEYSLKMEWVETFLFKRFGWRIKHEFNHLRKFVILRGLCQKVGLELVARNYDMDSPNPFEKSDIISMVPVCKHVVLSSADGRNLLESSKAALDKGKLDDAVSFGTKALTKMIAVCGPYHRLTANAYSLLAVVLYHTGDFNQAAIYQQKALDINERELGLDHPDTMKSYGDLSVFYYRLQHIELALKYVNRALYLLHFSCGLSHPNSAATYINVAMMEEGMGNVHVALRYLHEALKCNKRLLGPDHIQTAASYHAIAIALSMMEAYTLSVQHEQTTLQILQAKLGSEDLRTQDAAAWLEYFESKALEQQEAARRGIPKPDASIASKGHLSVSDLLDYINPDQDSKERDGKRKQRHPSNNSRSIHEQSITNIEALNDEQLTIKEEPIQLRECKDDLPEKSKEHDSVVLCKFTQEDIVSPDESSDEGWQEATSKGRSGQVRRNMGPKRPDVHKLTLSNSQIASSTSASFKMKSLSPAAKMALRTSPIDPSYAGNTRKDGSLTSGEDVNRSQIKTVDADTLSEQSTKASGSGRLAMVASKFVSYKEVAISPPGTVLRSTLEQAEEKEMDNSKENPSLLEISEEEVKLTEATSHSETSSNDIEKEAHSSGVDTSNITEKGDSATLQDLAPSKIATTNGSKLSASAPPFNPGSLLSMSHPYNSVAIRGSYDMRVSNQTTPQPLRILPQSVDSRVPCGPRSTLYYKSGHSFRKKHFYSNSQKAFTSSSNPGSSIMNPHAAEFVPGKALEQQDHSDGSPEAQIPGTEQKEQLQPVMTANDKTTVVLSEERSEIEEVSDEGKNKISKGKDTIQTSQRTELARQILLSFIVRSVKDSLSTTVEAQGTLDSPTQTQTRTNEGNTSNIANTKYGHQANDHGLSKHADKNKDTEGFTVVSKRRRNKQQLANAVSGLCTQQSICT from the exons AGGAGTACGTGAGGGAGGAACAGGTTGTTGCACACGTGCGACGGCTGTTGGACATCATGGCCTGCACCACAGCATTCGGGAAAcacaagaagcagcagcagcagcagcagcaacagcatacACAGAGCACGATTAGGCCCACGACGGGCTCGACCTCGGAAGTTCCGATTCCCGCGATGTCCGATAAGTTCGACATGGCGGCGATCCACCCACCTCCCAAGCTCGCCGACTTCTAtgatttcttctccttctcccacCTCCCTCCTCCAATTCTAT TTATAAGAAGACGTGAGGGTGGGAGGAGCGCTGGGGAGGGGCAGGAAGGCGACTTTTTTGAGCTAGAG GTTAAGGTTTGCAATGGGAAGCTAATTAATGTGGTTGCCTCTGTCAAAGGGTTTTATATGACTGGAAAACGTTCTATCTTTTGCCACTCTCTGGTGGATCTGTTGCAACAGCTTAGCACTGCATTTGCAAAT GCATATGACTCATTGATGAAAGCTTTTGTAGACCATAACAAG TTTGGTAATCTGCCGTATGGACTCCGTGCAAATACATGGCTTGTGCCCCCTGTTTTTGTTGATTCTTCTGCGAAATGTTCCTCGCTGCCAGTTGAAGATGAGAAATGGGGAGGTAATGGAGGTGGCCATAGACTAGATGGTAAGGATGTTCTTAGACCATGGGCAACAGAAttttcgattttggcaaaaattcCATGTAGAACTGAAGAGGAGAGGTTGATCCGAGACAGAAAGGCATTTTTGCTGCACAATCTATTTGTCGACACAGCAATTTTTAAAGCCGTGTCAACAATTAGGTGTCTCATGAACTCCAATATAGGTCTGTCTAAATTGCAAGGCTCAAGCTTACATGAAGAACAAACTGGGGACTTGAGTATAGTAGTAAAAAGGGATTGCAGTGATGCAAGTATGAAATTTGAGGATAAAATTGAGGGCAGTCAATTGCTTGACCTTTGCACTGAGGAGGTTGCGAGGAGGAATCTTCTTAAAGGGTTGACTGCAGATGAAAGCGTGGCCATAAAA GACACTAGAACTTTAGGAGTGGTCATAGTTAAATACTGTGGATATACAGCCACTGTAAAGGTTTCAGGCCATGCGAAGGACAGTAGTAGTGAAACGGAGAACATTAATGTAGATGATCAACCAGATGGTGGTTCCAATGCTCTAAATATCAACAG tttgagggtattgcTACGCAGATCATCTACCACAGAACCATCAGGGGGACGCCAGTCTTCTTCCGATACTAATGATATGAATTCAGCAAGGTCATTAGTACGAAGAGTACTTGGTGATAGCTTAAGAAAGTTCCAAAAACTTCCTCACTCAATGGAAAGGTCCATCAGATGGGAGCTTGGTGCTTCTTGGTTACAGCACTTGCAGCAAAAGGATAATTCAGCAACTGTGGAGCCTAAGGACAACAGCAAAGACAGTTCTACTGAACCGATTGTTAAAGGACTTGGGAAGCAGTTTGAACAGTtgaaaagaattaaaaagaaaaCAGAGAATGCAGGTACCATCTCCGAGAATGAAGATCTAAGTTCTAATGATAAAGTTGCCAGAAAAACAGCAGATTCAGAGGAGTTAAAACAAAGTGATTTGGAAGAGGCAGAAGAGATACGGAAATTTTTGCCAGAAGAAGCATTCCATCACTTGAAAGATTCAGAAACAGGTCTTCATAAAAAG TCAATTGAGGAGCTCACCAAGATGGCACATAAATTCTATGATGACATTGCACTTCCGAAGCTG GTTGCAGATTTTGCGTCACTTGAGCTTTCTCCAGTTGATGGGAAAACTCTGACTGATTTCATGCATATACGGGGACTCAAGATGTGTTCGTTAGGACGTGTG GTTGAACGTGCAGAAAAGCTGCCACATATTCAGTCAATTTGCATTCATGAGATGGTTACTCGATCCTTCAAGTACATAATTCGAGCTGTTGTTGCAGCAGTGGAGAACTTTTCAGATATGTCTGCAGCAATTGCTGCAACTTTAAATGTCTTGGTGGGCACATCTAAAATGGAGCATGATGACAATGACATGAGTAGTGAATATAGCCTGAAAATGGAGTGGGTGgagacctttctttttaaaagattTGGTTGGAGGATAAAACATGAATTTAATCACTTACGTAAGTTTGTGATTCTCCGAGGCCTTTGCCAAAAG GTTGGATTGGAGTTGGTTGCCAGAAACTATGACATGGATAGCCCAAATCCATTTGAGAAATCTGATATTATCAGCATGGTTCCTGTGTGCAAA CATGTGGTCCTCTCTTCTGCAGATGGAAGAAATTTACTGGAATCATCAAAGGCAGCTTTGGACAAAGGAAAACTAGATGATGCTGTTAGCTTTGGCACAAAG GCACTAACAAAAATGATAGCAGTCTGTGGTCCATATCACCGATTGACTGCTAACGCCTACAGTCTTCTTGCAGTCGTTCTATACCATACAGGAGATTTTAATCAG GCAGCCATATATCAGCAGAAAGCACTAGATATTAATGAGAGAGAACTTGGCCTTGACCATCCTGATACCATGAAAAGTTATGGGGATCTTTCTGTTTTCTACTACCGCCTCCAACATATTGAATTGGCTTTGAA ATACGTGAATCGTGCACTCTATCTTCTTCACTTCTCATGTGGGCTTTCACATCCAAATTCTGCTGCAACATATATAAATGTTGCAATGATGGAAGAGGGCATGGGGAATGTCCATGTCGCACTCAGATACCTCCATGAAGCTCTTAAATGCAATAAAAGGTTACTAGGACCTGATCACAtacag ACTGCTGCAAGCTACCATGCTATTGCAATAGCCCTCTCCATGATGGAAGCCTATACACTGAGTGTGCAACATGAACAAACCACATTGCAGATACTTCAAGCCAAGCTTGGATCAGAAGATCTTCGCACTCAG GATGCTGCTGCATGGCTtgaatattttgaatcaaaaGCTTTAGAACAGCAAGAAGCTGCTCGAAGAGGTATCCCAAAGCCTGATGCATCGATTGCCAGCAAAGGTCATCTTAG TGTTTCAGATCTTCTTGACTACATAAACCCAGATCAAGATTCAAAAGAAAGAGATGGTAAGAGGAAGCAACGTCATCCAAGC AACAACAGTCGATCCATTCACGAACAATCCATCACAAACATAGAAGCGCTGAATGACGAACAATTAACTATCAAAGAAGAACCTATTCAGCTGAGGGAATGTAAAGATGACCTTCCAGAGAAGTCAAAAGAACACGATAGTGTGGTCCTTTGTAAGTTCACACAGGAGGACATAGTGTCTCCTGATGAATCTTCTGATGAAGGCTGGCAAGAAGCAACCTCAAAAGGGCGTTCTGGACAAGTACGAAGAAACATGGGCCCCAAAAGACCAGATGTTCATAAATTAACGTTGAGTAACTCACAGATAGCAAGCTCAACCAGTGCTAGTTTTAAGATGAAAAGTTTGTCACCAGCAGCAAAAATGGCACTCAGAACTTCTCCAATTGATCCTTCTTATGCGGGAAACACTCGAAAGGATGGAAGTTTGACTAGTGGAGAAGATGTAAATAGATCACAGATTAAGACTGTTGATGCAGATACTTTGTCAGAACAAAGTACAAAAGCCTCTGGCTCTGGCAGGCTTGCGATGGTTGCTTCCAAATTTGTATCTTACAAAGAGGTAGCAATCTCACCTCCTGGAACAGTTTTGAGGTCAACATTGGAGCAAGCAGAAGAAAAGGAGATGGACAACTCGAAGGAAAACCCGAGTTTGCTAGAGATATCAGAGGAAGAAGTAAAACTAACAGAAGCCACTTCTCATTCAGAAACATCGAGTAATGATATTGAAAAAGAGGCACATTCGAGTGGCGTAGAtacatcaaatattactgaaaaaGGTGATTCTGCTACATTGCAAGACTTGGCACCATCTAAGATAGCCACAACTAATGGAAGCAAACTTTCAGCTTCAGCTCCTCCATTCAATCCGGGATCACTTTTATCTATGTCTCATCCATACAACTCGGTTGCTATAAGAGGATCGTATGACATGAGAGTTTCTAATCAGACAACACCCCAACCATTGAGAATCCTCCCTCAGTCTGTTGATTCCAGAGTACCATGTGGTCCAAGATCAACACTGTACTACAAATCTGGTCATTCTTTCCGTAAGAAACATTTCTATTCAAACTCCCAGAAGGCATTTACAAGCAGCAGTAATCCAGGTAGTAGCATCATGAACCCTCACGCGGCTGAGTTTGTGCCTGGTAAAGCTTTGGAACAACAAGATCATTCCGATGGTAGCCCAGAGGCACAAATTCCTGGAACAGAACAGAAAGAGCAACTGCAACCAGTAATGACTGCAAATGACAAAACCACTGTAGTTCTTTCAGAAGAGAGATCAGAAATCGAGGAAGTTTCTGATGAAGGAAAGAACAAGATCAGTAAGGGGAAAGACACCATACAAACTTCGCAGAGGACCGAGCTTGCGAGACAAATCCTACTCAGCTTCATTGTTAGATCAGTCAAAGACAGTTTGAGCACCACAGTTGAAGCTCAGGGTACTCTTGACTCACCAACTCAAACTCAGACTCGAACAAATGAAGGGAACACCAGTAACATAGCCAATACAAAGTATGGTCATCAAGCAAATGATCATGGATTATCGAAGCATGCAGACAAGAACAAGGACACTGAAGGATTCACAGTGGTctcgaaaagaagaagaaacaaacagCAGTTGGCAAATGCAGTCAGTGGTTTGTGCACTCAACAATCCATCTGCACATAA